From a single Bacillus sp. NEB1478 genomic region:
- a CDS encoding class D sortase: MKHTDNKRSKKQVILLSLSVLLILSGVWFTSTNAYKFIKGYLLFKTSEAYAGNKEKASEETDHKSVSKNVNNPLYEARPKQGENIGNLFIPKLEAKLPIFHGTDEEELEKGVGHFSGSVLPGENDNSVLSGHRDTVFRKLGEVGKGDLLVVETSAGKFTYKVRTVRIVDKDDRTVIVPKPRATLTVSTCYPFNFIGASPKRYILVANLVSQELTK; the protein is encoded by the coding sequence ATGAAGCATACAGATAATAAAAGAAGCAAAAAGCAGGTTATTCTTCTTTCACTTTCTGTTTTACTAATTCTGTCTGGTGTATGGTTTACCAGTACGAATGCTTATAAATTTATTAAAGGCTATTTACTTTTTAAAACAAGTGAAGCTTATGCAGGAAATAAGGAAAAAGCATCTGAAGAAACGGATCATAAATCGGTTTCAAAAAATGTTAATAATCCATTGTATGAAGCACGTCCGAAACAAGGGGAAAACATCGGAAATCTTTTCATACCAAAATTAGAAGCAAAACTGCCTATTTTTCACGGTACAGATGAAGAGGAACTGGAAAAAGGGGTAGGTCATTTTTCAGGAAGTGTTTTGCCAGGAGAAAATGACAACTCTGTTTTATCTGGCCATCGAGATACCGTTTTTAGAAAGTTAGGAGAAGTCGGCAAGGGAGATTTATTAGTCGTTGAGACTAGTGCAGGGAAATTTACTTATAAAGTTAGAACTGTCCGAATCGTGGATAAGGATGATCGAACGGTAATTGTTCCTAAACCACGTGCTACATTAACCGTTTCAACCTGCTATCCATTTAATTTTATTGGTGCATCACCAAAAAGATATATTCTCGTAGCTAATCTAGTTTCACAGGAATTGACAAAGTAA